Genomic DNA from Candidatus Methylomirabilota bacterium:
CATCGCCCTCGCCGAGCGGGCGCTGGCGCTCGGCGAGGAGGCCTGACTGGTTCGCCCGGGTCGTCGGGCCGTTCAGGCCCAGGCGGAGCGCCGGGCCCGGGCGGCCGCCCACAGGGCCCGCACCGCCGGAACGGCGACCGCCACGATGGCGGCGGACGTCAGCACCGCCGCGATGGGGCGCAGGAAGAAGATGCCGAGGCCGGCGTCGGAGATGATCAGCGACTGACGGAGGGCCCGCTCGGCCAGAGGCCCGAGGACCAGGGCCAGGGTGAGCGCGGCCGGCGAGTAGTCGAGCTTCCGCATCACGTATCCCAAGACTCCGAAGACCAGCATCTGGCCCACGTCCCAGACCTTGTTGTTGAGGGAGTAGGCCCCCGTGATGCAGAAGATGATGATGAGCGGCATCAGGATGTTGTAGGGAATCTTGAGCGCGCGGACGAAGAGCGGGATGAACCCGATGTTCAGGATCACGGCCATGACGTTGCCGACGTACATCGAGGCGATGAGGCCCCAGACGAAATCGGGGTTTTTCTCGAAGAGAAGGGGGCCGGGGCGGAGGCCCCACATCAGGAACCCGCCCAGCAGCACGGCGGTCGTCCCCGAGCCCGGGATGCCGAGGGTCAAGAGCGGGACCAGCGCGCCGGCTGACGCCGAGTTGTTGGCCGACTCCGGCGCGGCGACGCCCTCGATGGCCCCCTTGCCGAACTCCGCGCGGTTCGGCGACACCTTCTTCTCGAGCGCATAGGCCAGGAACGAGGCGATCGTGGAGCCGGCGCCCGGCAGGACGCCAATGGCGAAGCCCAGCACCGTCCCCCGGGCCAGCGCCCACCGGCTGCGGATCCAGTCGAGCTTGCTCGGCAAGCAGTCCCGGAAGCCATAACGGGCCTTGAGGATCTTCATATCGGGCGGCGTCTCCGCTCCCGCCAGCACCTCGCCCATGCCGAAGAGCCCGATCGCCACCGGCAGGAAGTCCACGCCGTCGAGCATCTCGTTGATGCCGCCCGTGTAGCGGGGCACGCCGGAGACGATGTCGAACCCCGCCATCGAGAGCATCAATCCGAACAGCATGCTGACGTAGCCCTTGACCGCGTTCTCACCGGTGAGGCCGGTGACCGTCGTGAGACCGAGCAGCATGAGGGCGAAGGTCTCCGGGGGTCCGAACGACAGCGCCCACCGGGCGAGGGTGGGGGACATCAGCATGAGCAGCAGGACCCCGAAGGAGCCCGCGATGAACGACCCGATGGCCGCGATGCCCAGCGCCGGCCCGGCCCGCCCCCGGAGGGCCATCTGGTAGCCGTCG
This window encodes:
- a CDS encoding tripartite tricarboxylate transporter permease produces the protein MGVLDNLLLGFSIALTPFNLFMALAGVVVGTLIGALPGIGPVSGVALLLPLTFGMSPTSAIIMLAAIYYGSQYGGTITSVLINTPGESASVVTCIDGYQMALRGRAGPALGIAAIGSFIAGSFGVLLLMLMSPTLARWALSFGPPETFALMLLGLTTVTGLTGENAVKGYVSMLFGLMLSMAGFDIVSGVPRYTGGINEMLDGVDFLPVAIGLFGMGEVLAGAETPPDMKILKARYGFRDCLPSKLDWIRSRWALARGTVLGFAIGVLPGAGSTIASFLAYALEKKVSPNRAEFGKGAIEGVAAPESANNSASAGALVPLLTLGIPGSGTTAVLLGGFLMWGLRPGPLLFEKNPDFVWGLIASMYVGNVMAVILNIGFIPLFVRALKIPYNILMPLIIIFCITGAYSLNNKVWDVGQMLVFGVLGYVMRKLDYSPAALTLALVLGPLAERALRQSLIISDAGLGIFFLRPIAAVLTSAAIVAVAVPAVRALWAAARARRSAWA